From the Gossypium hirsutum isolate 1008001.06 chromosome A02, Gossypium_hirsutum_v2.1, whole genome shotgun sequence genome, the window ATGTTAAATATCTACCGGGACGCCTTAAAACCTATATAAGTTAACAAAAGATGATTAGTTTGCTTGAATCTAACTTCCTACTCAATGTACATGTGATGAGACGGTGGTGTGACATCTCGTATCTAGGTTTGTTGACCAGGTCgtgtatagggtgttacatttagtggtatcaaaatgTAGGTTCAATAACTCTCAGACCTAGGAGATTGTTATTGATGTGTTGATTGGGGTTTCACAACCCATGTATCTTGAAAACCCAAATGACTAAATTATTCTTGTTACTTGAATTGTTGAGATACCTCTTGTTTGTGATGCATGTGAGATAGGAACGGGAACACATTGCTTTTAAACCTAAATTTTGTTTCGAGCAACGACACTTGGATCATTCTCGCAACTCacaccatttatttatttgtttgcatgCTAGATTATTATATATGCCTCCTAGACGTGCTATATGAGAGCTAGTGCTTAAAAGGATGGTAATCCTGACGAGGGTGTAGGCCCTCTAATGGAAGCCAAGATATGAGCGTTTCAGCGGATTGTTGGTGCTAACCCTGCTCCTGCACCTACCAATCCTACACCGGTTAATCGAGGTCTATCACTTGAACTTCTTCGGGCATTGGGTGGAAGCAGTCTTCTAGAGTGAAGGGTACTAATCCAACCGTAGTTGAGTACTGGTTGGAGGGAGTTGAAAGGATCCTCGAGTAGATGTCCTATTCTGATAAGGAGAAGTTGGGTTGTGTTTGTCCCTACTCGACAGTGAGGCTCATTGTCGGTGGACTATAGTTAGGAGACGTATTGTTGCTGATAGATTGACTTGGTAGTACTTCCTTGAGGTTTTTAAGAGAAATCATATGGGCGAGCAGTATATAGAGGCTCATAAGCATGAGTTTTTTTACCTAATTCAAAGTGATTTATCGGTGAACAATTATGAGGTTGAGTTTGTGTGACTTGGTCAGTACGCACATGAAATGGTTCTTTTTGAGAGGCATCGTTGTAAGAGGTtctattttgggctaaattgcgAGATTCAGGTTTATTTTGTAGCATAGCCTATAGAGATGTTTGATGAGTTAGTTAAGAGAGTTAAGGCTGTGGAGGAGAACATAGCTAAGCCGCCTCATTTTGTGGTTACTAATTCGGGCAAGAGAGCTTTTGATAGTGTATCGGGTCAATCATCTAAGAGAGGGCATGATAGTCATGTTTCTGGTAGAGGTGCGAGACGTGGGACTCGATCAAGTCAACTTAAACAGCAGAGTAGTACTGTGGTTAGTGCTAGTGGTTCAATAGGTAGTTCTGGATGGccgctttgtaacacccctaactcgtatccgtcgccagattagggtgacAAGGCATTACTGATCAAATGCAACTCAAAACagataattaaacaatttatactTCGTAAATCAATCACATGAATACTCTtatcttatttaaaatttcaaattattaatcTTTAATACATATCTTATACCGAGCATATATCAACCAACTCACTTACTATCTGAGTATCAAAACAATTTTATAGCTAATGCTCATGTACACTTTAACAACAAATTGTGCATGCTCCATAATTACCAACAATCAACTTATATAGTTATTTAATAACTATGGtatttgaaattataactatgaaTCAAATAAGTTaccttatttaattaatcaatgtTATTACACTCAAAAATTCATGTTATATCTGTACAAATTAATAACCCAAATTCATAAGCAAAACCAACATTACCGAAGATTATATATAAAACCCATTTCATTTCCTTATCTATACAACTGACACAATTCATTTGTACATATTCGTAAGCTTACAAATAACTAACGAATTTATATAgccatacacatatacatatcaacTATAATATAAgcgcatatatatacatgtaaaaacATATAAGAGCTCAACTAACATATCATGATCTTACCAAAACACACATATCTTTTAGTCATTAGTCCAATCTCCTTATATAAATCTAAGTCCCAATATGTTTGACTTACCATAACAACAAATCAAGTATCATACATATCATTAAAATAGTCCATAAGTGAACACTGAATTTACCCCATGCATATATCTTGATTTTTATCTAGCTAATACATGATATATCTTAGCTCAATGAGCAACCATTGTATACCATATGATCGAAACAAATAAAAAACTTCACAAACATCATATATCTTGGATACACTCTCAATATAAGCTCAAACCAAGACCAAATATACATCATAACCAATTCATTCTTACCACATCTGAAATCATCAACCAACTTCAATAcacaaacacatatcataaattcTAATCATCCATGGCATATAGCATAATAACCAAAATGgaattaaaccataattaaacCAAAACCGAACTCAAGCatagaagttaagccattttcgcatggcttaaattatacaaaaccaaaattcgACATTTCAACTAtaatttagcctatacatgccataggttcgaatattcagcttataaaataccaaagacaATCGTTAgagtgatagactttgctgaagATCCCCGACCTCGTAAccaacttccaaaatctataaaatagaggcaaacataaacacatacagtaagttatcatagcttagtaagtcataaataaacaaataattcaatGTTAACATTAACTCAACTTAACTAACTAATTTAtactatcatattcacatttattaaaatttcacatGGGCCAAATATACATTACCCCATTTACACTTATTCAACCATCATCTCAAAGATATTTACAATATACATTTCAAAGGCCGAATACGCTTTCAAATTCACATACATTCTTTATTTATCTCATAAGTGATTTGTAACAAATATGAAGTACTTACcttaataaatttataacaaaaCCATATAATATATGCCTAATTCCGTCCATTCATTTAATCAAtgggctaattgcaacataaatcctccacattaaaagaacaaccactattcGGCCCTTCTAAAAATAACCACATTAAATCCTATTATTTTATCagacactcaaatgacaaaattaaagcacaaaaatttcacacaaataaattcacacataataaaaatagaaaataattttaaaatatttttctgactcaaatttgtggtctcaaaaccaccattccgattaggctctaaatcgggttgttacatgctTTATGTATACTGTGAGCGCAGGCATTATGGATAGTGTCGTAAGTTGACTGGTggatgtttcaaatgtggttcgaAAGAACATTTTTTGAGGGACTGTCTACTTAGGGTTGAGATTTCACAGACTCAGAATTCGACATCTGTTACTGCTCCTACTAGAGGTCGAGGTCGTGGTAGAGGTAACGGGAGACCGAGTGGATAGCAGATTGTTGCTTATACTATTGCTGCATAGGTTGAGTCTAGAGGTCCAGCTCAAGTTTATGTTGTTAGGGAGCCGGGGGATCAAGATCCGATTGATGTCATCACAAGTACTTTTACTTTGTAGTCTACTCTATTGTTTTCTTTGGTTGATTTTGGACCGACGCATTTGTATATCTTGAGTGAATTGGCATGTAAATCAGAGATTCCTATTAAGACTATTGGTTTGGGTATGACTATCATTAGTTCATTTTGTGATAGTGTAGTAGTGAATAAAGTTTATCGTAGATGTCCTCTTATGATTCAAGGACAAGTTTTCTCTATTGATCTTATGGAATTTcgttttatggatttgatgtgaTACTTGGTATAGATTGGTTAAGTAAACATAAGGCTGGGGTAGATTTTGAGACTAAGCGAATTACATTAAGAGATAGTGATGGTTTGAAAATTATTGTAGTGGGTGAAAGATCAGGTTTTATGTCTAATATGGTTTTGGCTATGAAGGTTGAGAAATTGATGGGAAAAGGTTTTGAgacttatttggcttatgtgatGAATTTTGTTAGTAAGGAGTTAAGAGTGCAAGATAAAGAAGAGTAACTAGGTTTTCCACCGAATAAGGAAGTGGAGTTGGGAATTGAGCTTTATCCTGATACTGCACTGGTGTCTATTACACCCTACCGCATGGCACCAAAAGAGTTCAAGGAGTTAAAGATTTAGTTGCACgagttgttggatagagggtttatttGGCCAAGTGTATCTCTGTGGGGTGCACTGgctttgtttgtaaagaagaagaatgGTATGATGAGAATATGTATTGATTATAGGCAGTTGAAAAAgataactatcaagaataagtatacATTGCCTCGAATTAATGACTTGTTTGACTAGTTCTAAGGTGTGAcggtattttcgaagattgatcttagATCTAGGTATTATCAGTTAAAGGTGAAGGAGTTTGACGTGTTGAAAACTACTTTTAGGACTTGGTAtaggcattatgagtttttggtgatgccatttggatttaCAAATGCTCCTGTCGAGTTCATGGATTTGATCAATCGTCTGTTTTGTTCTCATTTAGATCAATTTGTAGTTGTTTTCAtagatgatatcttggtgtattctagCCCTGAAGAGGATCATGATGAGCACTTAAGGGTTGTTCTGCAGATTATTtaggataagcagttgtatgaaaagttgagtaagtgtgaattttggctaaggaAAGTGGCAATGAAAGTGGCATTCTTAGGTCATGTTGTTTCAGCAGAAGGGATTCGAGTAGATCCCAAGAAGATAGAGGCGATTTTAGAATGGAAGCTACCTAGGAGTGTTACTAAAGTTTAGAGTTTCTTAGGCTCAGCTAGCTATTATTGTATATTCGTGTAAGGATTGTCAGTTATTGGTACTCCattaacgaaactacttcagaagaCTGTGGTGTTCGAATGGACTAATAAAAGGTAGAATAGTTTTGATCAGCTTTAGGCAGTTTTGACTAAAGTGCCAGTGTTGGTTCAATCAGAGCTTGGGAAATATTTgtagtttacagtgatgctttgTATTTGGGACTTGGTTGCCTTTAAAATGCAAAGggtaaagttgtagcttatgcttcaaggtaGTTGAAGACACATGAAcagaactatcctactcatgatttggagttaacTACTGTGGTGTTTGTGCTTATTATGATTAAAGTTAGCTTTAATGTATGTATattctaataataataagaaataaaacaaattacaataaaagaataataagaaaGTGGAAAAATATTAatgcatgcaaaaagaaagaaaaaatgaaaagaaaggaagaaaacgAGAAGAAGCTTATGGCAAACCTAGGGACTTTTAACCTTTcaacttcaattggttagtcaatttagtcccttttattgtaatttttgcTTTTTTGGAATCccataatttttagtattgtttaaTATTTTAGATGTTGTCATTATTGAATAGTTTAAGTactagggttaaattgatagatttttaagttaaaagtggAAAAGAACTAAATGGTGAAGATAATATCTGATTTTgagtagtagggactaaattgtgaaaaaattaaaattaaggagTAGAGTTGAAAATAgagagctaaatttagcttaaagtgaaattagtataaaaatataaggttaaatatggatattaaaattagtctcgatttagggactaatttgaggGTTAAGCAAAATGTGGTGTAACaattgaaatttaatgaaaattgagTTGTGTATTATTAatctattgtaattattttattccaTAGCAAACGTCATCCCAGAATCTTCGAATTAGAAAGGGAAAGACAAGATCGATGTCGAGTAGCTTGGAAtatacggtttgtgtttctataatccaaattaagttataaattgttACATATTGAATTGTTATGTTGGTAAGCAATTGAGGTGAGTACTTTTGTACTTTGGGATTGAGTTGAATTAATAGTTGACTTGAAATGGActaattttgtatattatgaaatgtGTTAATTATATGAATATTGAATTGACTACATGTGATCATGTATGCAATGCCCCTTACCCGAGAcagtcgccggagtcgagcaggaggcgttacctgacttaacttactattTCGGggtataaaatttgtttttaaaattaatttatttacattcattcaatatgtccctaaaaagggccctcgagaccctaaaacatgcaattgaaacggttcaggaccaaactgggaacattaaaaattttctgaatacttagacaaatcaaaacaatttatttcattattccttataaaactgcccacccgcatcatagtcactaaataaatcataattcaagtcacaaaactcaaaatttaaattcgtgaattttcccggaaaatagactcatataccttcttactaatttttttccagaatttttaggGTAGCTAATTGATAcagttattagttaaagtttcccctatcgCACTattcgactactctaacctctcCTCACTACAAATTAAatttctccttgtacagaattcaaataaccatgccagttgtttctcttgaaagtagattcacaaagaaatctagaaatataaactataactcctaatcctttttttacaatttttagtgaatttataaattagaataggggattcagaaatcactctgactctatctcactaaaattcaaatatctcttaatatacacttcttttgcttactctgtttctttcatatgaaaatagactcaataagatttaattctatatctcattcatcacctaattccatttctactattcttggtgatttttcaaggtcacgtcactgctgttgttcaatactgttttaatgctaatttcattttttcatgatttctttgtattaactaccatttaggcatacataactccgaaacatgttcttcattagccatttcaatagctaatcattatcaaatatttacataccattctttagccatatcataaggacatacacacaaaatggctaagtccctatacatgccataaactagaatgtttgtaaacgaagatacccatttggtaacttcaTAGTCGATAGTGAAGTGAACTCCGatgacctccaacccgagcttacttttaagtactctgaaacatgggaaagtgaaagaagtaagcttataaagcttcgtaagttcacatgtaaataataagcattagcaatcaatttagcttactactatgctcttataatttgcttaaataatgtttagttcttactttcccatcttactcattggtaaccttaccaaaggctcagaatacaaaaggcaccttagttaatagcttgcttacatacctgcaacatctcacttaacacatgagtactctttcataatttaggcatattgccaatcatgtcataaagtgtcacaagcataattgaaaactcatcacttacttaatact encodes:
- the LOC107942524 gene encoding uncharacterized protein, with the protein product MFDELVKRVKAVEENIAKPPHFVVTNSGKRAFDSVSGQSSKRGHDSHVSGRGARRGTRSSQLKQQSSTVVSASGSIDWLSKHKAGVDFETKRITLRDSDGLKIIVVGERSGFMSNMVLAMKVEKLMGKGFETYLAYVMNFVSKELRVQDKEESRYYQLKVKEFDVLKTTFRTWYRHYEFLVMPFGFTNAPVEFMDLINRLFCSHLDQFVVVFIDDILVYSSPEEDHDEHLRVVLQII